In a single window of the Neodiprion virginianus isolate iyNeoVirg1 chromosome 1, iyNeoVirg1.1, whole genome shotgun sequence genome:
- the LOC124308270 gene encoding transcription factor hamlet-like: MSGYLGVTAPSPLHHYPQYSPAMREKDSSPRKMSGHISPKQASIYPLSVGVSDPEDLPYDLSHGHSRGSPVIGQQPHMSPAARPHHHHRDLDCEPLDLRVDHKKERFQDENQNEVEVLNQNSLNLPYHAVLFPQHPAVHPLVLEAMYRSHHHTSVAELPKIQVRALPTMVPLPQAQAPRPSSPLPSQPQASSLPSYPAAVTAGLKPKDRYSCKFCGKVFPRSANLTRHLRTHTGEQPYKCKYCERSFSISSNLQRHVRNIHNKEKPFKCPLCERCFGQQTNLDRHLKKHDADGPTILDEVRSRYHSQLPRTDESYFEEIRSFMGKITSQRQGISYFPSLLAPGAEDFKTDKQQLQLEEKRGDSSYFSDRDNLSSRSSSSAASRPESIHEEQRDVASPPLSPGNNT, encoded by the coding sequence ATGAGTGGATACCTGGGCGTGACCGCTCCCTCCCCGCTGCATCACTACCCCCAATATTCCCCAGCCATGAGGGAGAAGGACTCGAGTCCGCGAAAGATGTCGGGCCACATCAGTCCCAAACAGGCGAGCATATACCCCTTGAGCGTTGGGGTCTCCGACCCCGAGGACCTCCCCTACGACCTGAGCCACGGACACAGCCGGGGAAGCCCGGTGATCGGTCAGCAGCCGCACATGAGTCCGGCGGCGAGaccccaccaccaccatcgCGACCTCGACTGCGAGCCGCTGGACCTCCGCGTCGACCACAAGAAGGAACGGTTCCAGGACGAGAACCAGAACGAGGTCGAGGTCCTTAACCAGAACAGCCTGAACCTCCCCTACCACGCGGTGCTCTTCCCTCAGCATCCGGCGGTCCACCCGCTCGTCCTCGAGGCCATGTACCGTTCGCACCACCACACATCGGTCGCGGAACTTCCAAAGATCCAGGTTCGAGCCCTTCCGACGATGGTGCCTCTGCCTCAGGCCCAGGCGCCGCGACCCTCGAGCCCGTTGCCCTCGCAGCCACAGGCCTCGTCGTTGCCGTCGTACCCAGCGGCGGTGACGGCCGGTCTCAAGCCGAAAGATCGGTACTCCTGCAAGTTCTGCGGCAAGGTGTTTCCTCGCTCGGCAAACCTTACGAGACACCTTCGGACCCACACCGGTGAGCAGCCGTACAAGTGCAAGTATTGCGAGAGGTCCTTCAGCATCTCGAGTAACCTCCAACGTCACGTTAGGAACATTCACAACAAGGAGAAGCCGTTCAAGTGCCCGCTATGCGAACGCTGCTTCGGGCAGCAGACGAACCTCGATCGCCATTTGAAGAAGCACGACGCCGACGGACCGACGATCCTGGACGAAGTACGCTCCAGATACCACAGCCAGCTGCCGCGTACCGACGAGTCCTACTTCGAGGAGATACGGAGCTTCATGGGTAAGATCACATCCCAGCGTCAGGGGATCTCCTATTTTCCCAGTCTTCTCGCCCCCGGCGCGGAGGACTTCAAGACCGACAAGCAGCAGCTTCAGCTCGAGGAGAAACGCGGGGACTCATCCTACTTCAGCGACCGGGATAACCTCAGCTCCAGGTCAAGCAGCTCGG